From a region of the Sporosarcina ureilytica genome:
- a CDS encoding sensor histidine kinase, which produces MKTIISRGFFLTFLFLAIAMVYAYFLLALPIKESWFAFYQLQFADIPLGLWILTTTIALGWSIAIWTHTMGRAKEKAIERKVAELVDTEKTFTQNDDLPHRIDRALHEVSNVLVTQRNSLKRITDERAEAQDKLIQERVVEERQRLARELHDSVSQQLFAASMLLSAITESGDSTEEQNPLLQQVERMVQQAQLEMRALLLHLRPAALNNKSIAEGLEDLLVELKEKVFFDIHYRLEEVSLSKGAEDHLFRIAQETLSNTLRHAQATEVNVLFVERDDLAILRIQDNGVGFKQTDEKAISYGLQNVKERAIEIGASCKIVSVPSQGTIIEVKLPVQKGEDEID; this is translated from the coding sequence ATGAAGACAATCATTAGCAGAGGTTTCTTTCTAACTTTTTTATTTTTAGCGATTGCCATGGTATACGCTTATTTTTTATTAGCACTTCCTATAAAAGAAAGCTGGTTCGCATTTTATCAATTACAATTTGCTGATATCCCGCTCGGTCTATGGATACTAACAACAACAATCGCCCTCGGTTGGAGCATTGCTATTTGGACGCACACAATGGGACGTGCCAAAGAAAAAGCAATTGAACGTAAAGTTGCGGAGCTTGTAGATACTGAGAAAACCTTCACACAAAACGATGATTTACCTCATCGTATTGACAGAGCGCTTCATGAAGTCTCCAATGTGCTCGTAACACAACGAAATAGTTTAAAAAGAATTACAGACGAACGCGCAGAGGCACAAGATAAACTTATTCAAGAACGCGTTGTAGAAGAAAGGCAACGACTCGCACGCGAACTGCATGACTCCGTTTCCCAACAATTGTTTGCAGCTTCGATGCTTCTTTCTGCAATTACAGAAAGTGGAGATTCGACTGAAGAACAAAATCCTTTATTACAGCAAGTTGAAAGAATGGTGCAGCAAGCCCAGCTTGAGATGCGCGCCCTTCTTCTCCATCTACGCCCTGCAGCGTTGAATAATAAATCGATTGCGGAAGGACTTGAAGACTTACTTGTAGAATTAAAAGAAAAAGTGTTTTTCGATATTCATTACCGTTTGGAAGAAGTATCCCTTTCTAAAGGGGCAGAAGATCATCTATTTCGCATCGCGCAAGAAACGCTTTCGAATACGTTGCGGCATGCGCAAGCAACGGAAGTCAATGTGCTATTCGTCGAACGTGATGACCTCGCCATTTTACGCATTCAAGATAATGGCGTTGGTTTTAAACAAACCGATGAAAAGGCAATTTCTTACGGACTGCAGAATGTAAAAGAACGAGCGATTGAAATCGGGGCGAGTTGTAAAATTGTTTCTGTTCCTTCTCAAGGAACAATCATTGAAGTGAAACTCCCAGTGCAAAAAGGAGAAGATGAAATTGATTAA
- a CDS encoding response regulator — protein MIKILLVDDHEMVRIGVSAYLQTQADMEVIGEATNGREAVEKALELRPDIILMDMVMPEMNGAEATKVIIEQWPEAKIVIVTSFLDDDKVYPALEAGAISYILKTSNAKRIAEAIRETFQGQTVLEPEVTNKMMQRMRTGNETFPHDELTERELEVLLLIAKGKSNQEIADDLFIALKTVKTHVSNLLSKLEVQDRTQAVIYAFKHELVE, from the coding sequence TTGATTAAAATCCTATTAGTGGATGACCATGAAATGGTTCGTATTGGCGTGTCCGCTTATTTACAAACGCAAGCTGATATGGAAGTGATCGGGGAAGCAACAAATGGACGTGAGGCCGTCGAAAAAGCACTCGAACTGCGACCTGATATTATTTTAATGGACATGGTCATGCCTGAAATGAACGGTGCCGAAGCAACTAAAGTAATTATTGAACAATGGCCGGAAGCTAAAATCGTCATTGTCACAAGTTTTTTAGATGACGATAAAGTCTATCCTGCCCTCGAAGCAGGCGCCATCAGCTACATACTAAAAACGTCCAATGCAAAAAGAATCGCAGAAGCAATCCGCGAAACATTCCAAGGCCAAACCGTCTTAGAACCAGAAGTCACAAATAAAATGATGCAGCGAATGCGCACAGGCAATGAAACCTTCCCTCACGATGAGCTAACCGAACGTGAACTGGAAGTCCTTCTCCTCATCGCCAAAGGAAAATCAAACCAAGAAATTGCTGACGATTTATTTATAGCGCTTAAAACAGTGAAGACCCACGTTAGCAACTTACTATCAAAATTAGAAGTCCAAGATCGAACGCAAGCTGTTATTTATGCGTTTAAACATGAATTAGTGGAATAA
- a CDS encoding sensor histidine kinase, whose product MRFFNQEMSGINLPLTYPIFLVFFGAIFAFVYKRIIQGFLNRFMVYNALTYILTFLCIVTVIFIYINIMTIDQSNFYENVKSNLFLFLIFFILLIISLFIILFLAFQRYKIKQREEELKNFESYIASIEQINQDMRKFKHDYVNMLTSLKTFIDDKNYRGLQTYFYEHILEMNHQEQLNEQALMMLNNLKVDSLKGLFTTKIIQAQAKQIPFFVEVVEEIIDIPTDPIVLNRMIGILLDNAIEAAMDADDKEVRVAIIQMNESVLIVINNTYDTSQDLKVHELFEEGFSTKGKNRGLGLSTLREMKDQFPNINIRTKIHPPLFTQELEFRKEKP is encoded by the coding sequence ATGCGTTTTTTTAATCAAGAAATGTCTGGAATTAATTTACCATTAACTTATCCGATATTTTTAGTGTTCTTTGGAGCGATTTTTGCCTTTGTTTATAAAAGAATTATCCAAGGTTTTCTGAATCGCTTTATGGTGTATAATGCACTAACGTATATTTTGACCTTTCTTTGTATTGTCACTGTGATATTTATATATATAAATATCATGACAATTGATCAAAGTAATTTTTATGAAAACGTTAAAAGTAATTTGTTTTTGTTTTTAATTTTTTTCATTTTATTAATCATTAGCTTATTTATCATTTTGTTTTTAGCATTTCAACGATATAAAATTAAGCAAAGAGAAGAAGAATTGAAGAATTTTGAGTCCTATATTGCATCAATCGAGCAAATTAATCAAGATATGCGGAAATTTAAACATGATTATGTCAATATGTTAACATCGCTGAAAACATTTATAGATGATAAAAACTATCGAGGATTACAGACGTACTTTTATGAGCATATCTTAGAAATGAATCATCAGGAACAGTTGAATGAACAAGCATTGATGATGTTAAATAACTTAAAAGTTGATAGTTTAAAAGGATTGTTTACAACGAAAATTATCCAAGCTCAAGCTAAACAAATTCCGTTTTTTGTAGAAGTCGTTGAAGAGATTATAGACATTCCAACAGATCCAATAGTGTTAAACCGTATGATAGGTATATTACTGGATAATGCGATTGAAGCGGCAATGGATGCTGATGATAAAGAAGTACGTGTCGCAATCATTCAAATGAATGAATCCGTTTTAATTGTTATCAATAACACATATGATACGTCTCAAGATCTGAAAGTACATGAGTTGTTTGAAGAAGGTTTTTCTACAAAAGGGAAAAATCGAGGATTAGGGTTATCAACACTTCGTGAAATGAAAGATCAATTCCCGAATATCAATATAAGAACGAAGATACATCCGCCTCTTTTCACACAAGAACTTGAATTTAGAAAGGAGAAGCCATGA
- a CDS encoding sigma-70 family RNA polymerase sigma factor yields the protein MKHNLQVVKSAINGHAAAFEELLFKEEKMLYYKALSYVGNKEDALDAIQETACNAFLAIGKLRKPEYFSTWLFRILIRECYRLLKERNQMIPYEESELLRKLDRKRDDEIDFFHLNQALSRLNSSYQTSIILFYYHDLSIKDISEVLEKPVSTVKTHLRRARKELKSELERSYQLHEKVT from the coding sequence ATGAAACACAATCTGCAGGTTGTTAAAAGTGCAATAAATGGACACGCCGCCGCTTTTGAAGAATTGCTTTTCAAAGAAGAAAAGATGCTATATTATAAGGCGCTCTCTTATGTCGGAAATAAAGAAGATGCTTTGGATGCTATCCAAGAAACGGCATGTAATGCATTCCTAGCGATTGGGAAATTGCGAAAACCAGAGTATTTTTCAACATGGTTGTTCAGAATTTTGATACGTGAATGTTACAGATTATTAAAAGAACGAAACCAAATGATTCCTTACGAAGAAAGTGAATTGTTGAGGAAATTAGATCGAAAACGTGACGATGAAATTGATTTTTTTCATTTGAATCAAGCATTATCGAGGCTTAATTCTTCCTATCAAACATCTATCATCTTATTTTACTATCACGACCTGTCCATTAAGGATATTTCTGAGGTATTGGAAAAACCGGTTAGCACAGTGAAAACCCATTTAAGGAGAGCTAGGAAAGAGTTAAAAAGCGAGCTAGAAAGGAGCTATCAATTACATGAAAAAGTCACATAA
- a CDS encoding ABC transporter permease translates to MKKFGLVLLGIIAGIVAVANLGSLLALAISALITYVGLHYYRKSDSTLLKLFWGGVLIIGLLTAISNVPAFIGIIALIGVYYVWKKWNTKTDDNIIEHQPSSDPFVNFERQWDEITRNNR, encoded by the coding sequence ATGAAAAAATTCGGTTTAGTACTTTTAGGAATTATCGCCGGAATTGTTGCTGTAGCAAATCTAGGTTCTCTTCTAGCACTCGCAATCTCCGCTTTAATTACCTATGTAGGTTTACACTACTATAGAAAAAGTGATTCAACGCTACTTAAATTGTTCTGGGGAGGCGTACTCATTATCGGTCTTCTCACAGCAATCTCAAATGTTCCAGCATTCATCGGAATCATCGCATTGATTGGTGTGTATTACGTTTGGAAAAAGTGGAATACCAAAACAGACGACAATATCATCGAACACCAGCCATCCAGCGATCCTTTCGTAAATTTTGAAAGACAATGGGATGAAATTACAAGAAACAATCGTTAA
- a CDS encoding PspA/IM30 family protein, whose amino-acid sequence MNSLWNRFKYSVQADLHTMLDKKESKNPIAMLNQYIREAEKQTESVGKLLERQGKLKGELDKELKEAQAMTDKRRHQLELAKKTGEEDLVEFAEAEITAYETRANQLMESIRETAYELMSLERKFEEMKHKVKDMKVRQLQLMGKENVLRANHRMDQVISPEQSDGKMSSLNEMQQYIENLGVKIDRDYEVSSMERRLESLETNAEKETKIV is encoded by the coding sequence ATGAACTCACTATGGAACAGATTTAAATACTCAGTACAAGCTGATTTACACACAATGCTTGATAAAAAAGAAAGTAAAAATCCAATTGCGATGCTGAATCAATATATTCGCGAAGCAGAAAAACAAACGGAATCTGTTGGGAAGTTATTAGAAAGACAGGGTAAATTAAAAGGCGAATTGGACAAAGAGCTTAAGGAAGCGCAGGCAATGACTGACAAACGCCGCCACCAACTTGAATTGGCGAAAAAGACAGGCGAAGAAGACTTGGTCGAATTTGCCGAAGCTGAAATTACCGCTTACGAAACACGTGCAAATCAATTAATGGAAAGCATTCGCGAAACTGCATACGAACTCATGTCACTTGAACGTAAATTTGAAGAAATGAAACATAAAGTGAAAGATATGAAAGTTCGTCAGCTACAGCTGATGGGGAAAGAAAATGTTTTACGTGCAAATCACCGGATGGATCAAGTCATCTCACCGGAACAATCCGATGGCAAAATGTCGTCACTTAACGAAATGCAGCAATACATCGAAAATCTTGGCGTGAAAATAGACCGCGATTATGAAGTGTCTTCCATGGAACGCCGACTTGAATCATTGGAAACAAATGCTGAAAAAGAAACAAAAATTGTGTAA
- a CDS encoding DUF4179 domain-containing protein has protein sequence MKKSHNPLEEFPKEQVRSAIQSGIALAKEHKDAPRFKTNNWNWKRKSIYALCSVAAIFVILVGSSQFSPTLASHLSQIPIIGSVFGDSDLIGLQQAQKSGLTSEIGETQTVNGISVTLDEILYDQNNISIGLVIESEKELNELYFGAGMDFMINGKHSGSSGSYGEEIISATTRTAIQEINVTEDIPNKFELGLILRGENGEKWYFSTPISKITDIHKVPVQHSQSVDGLEITVTELSLSVTGMSLTYKSLEEEADFNLSRGGNIEFLIVDQDGNEIPGLSGGVIGERIKDKIAYKSNKQFNPIDDSVTELTITPYLVIPSSGGSVEIDENGKEKELEYKGHLIQPVEFESFKVKIP, from the coding sequence ATGAAAAAGTCACATAATCCACTCGAGGAGTTCCCAAAAGAACAGGTGCGTTCGGCTATTCAATCAGGAATCGCTTTAGCTAAAGAACATAAGGATGCACCTCGTTTTAAAACGAACAATTGGAATTGGAAAAGAAAATCAATCTATGCACTATGCAGTGTGGCAGCCATCTTTGTAATACTAGTTGGCTCTTCTCAATTCTCTCCGACTCTGGCAAGCCATTTGTCGCAAATTCCGATTATCGGTTCCGTTTTCGGAGATTCTGATTTGATTGGATTACAACAAGCTCAAAAAAGTGGATTAACAAGTGAGATTGGGGAGACACAAACAGTCAATGGAATTTCAGTGACACTTGATGAAATTTTATATGATCAAAATAACATTTCTATTGGTCTTGTCATTGAGTCCGAAAAGGAACTTAATGAACTCTATTTTGGTGCAGGGATGGATTTCATGATTAATGGGAAACATTCCGGATCATCCGGAAGTTATGGTGAAGAGATAATATCAGCAACAACCCGGACTGCTATTCAAGAAATTAATGTAACCGAGGATATTCCAAATAAATTTGAACTCGGACTAATATTACGCGGAGAAAATGGAGAAAAGTGGTACTTCTCGACCCCAATTAGTAAGATTACCGACATTCATAAAGTACCAGTCCAGCATTCACAAAGCGTTGACGGATTAGAGATTACTGTAACCGAATTGTCTTTAAGTGTAACAGGTATGAGCCTAACCTATAAAAGTTTGGAAGAGGAAGCGGACTTTAACCTTAGCCGCGGGGGTAATATAGAATTTCTAATAGTTGATCAAGATGGAAATGAAATTCCCGGTCTCTCGGGAGGCGTGATAGGTGAAAGAATTAAAGATAAAATTGCATACAAAAGTAATAAACAATTTAACCCCATTGATGACAGTGTAACTGAATTGACAATTACTCCTTATTTAGTAATTCCATCGAGCGGAGGCAGCGTAGAAATCGATGAAAATGGCAAAGAAAAAGAGTTAGAATACAAAGGGCATCTAATACAGCCAGTAGAATTTGAATCCTTCAAAGTGAAAATACCATAA
- a CDS encoding LytR/AlgR family response regulator transcription factor, with the protein MKIVICEDDPVQLEYVETILNNYAIMEDNGIEIVLATTNPEEVIQFLEHSKADCYFLDIDLSHELTGINLGSKIRETDPIASLVYITTHAEMTYLTFIYKLAALDFIIKDNTDVLKEKILSTLKEAHRRYIKIGEQANVQKLQIKTTGRTYNIDFDSIYFFEASTSAHKIILHLENEHLEFYGRLKDYENLHEDLYRCHRSFIVNKTKIQKVDSKDRVVYLTNGEICYASARLIKGLIK; encoded by the coding sequence ATGAAAATTGTTATTTGTGAAGACGATCCCGTTCAGTTGGAATACGTCGAAACAATTCTTAATAATTATGCAATAATGGAAGATAACGGGATAGAAATAGTGCTTGCTACGACAAATCCCGAAGAAGTCATTCAGTTTTTAGAACATTCTAAAGCTGACTGTTATTTTTTAGATATTGACTTAAGTCACGAACTAACAGGTATTAATTTAGGGAGTAAAATTCGGGAAACAGATCCAATTGCCAGTTTGGTTTATATCACAACCCATGCTGAAATGACTTATCTGACGTTTATTTACAAACTTGCAGCGTTAGATTTTATTATTAAAGACAATACTGACGTCTTAAAAGAAAAAATTTTATCGACTTTAAAAGAGGCACATCGCCGTTATATTAAAATTGGTGAACAAGCCAACGTACAGAAATTACAAATTAAAACAACTGGGCGTACGTACAACATCGACTTTGATAGCATTTACTTTTTCGAAGCTTCGACGAGTGCACATAAAATCATCTTGCATTTGGAAAATGAGCATCTTGAGTTTTATGGACGACTTAAAGATTATGAAAACTTACATGAAGACTTATATCGTTGCCATAGATCGTTTATTGTAAATAAGACAAAAATCCAAAAAGTAGATTCAAAAGATAGGGTAGTCTATTTAACTAACGGTGAAATTTGCTACGCGTCGGCCCGTCTAATTAAAGGGCTTATAAAATAA
- a CDS encoding ABC transporter permease, whose product MRNFGIVFKTIYKESIKTKSFLSITIGLVLLSFLLFASPAIISYFDKNKPADTYKIVNGTNLPLSVEELTNLGGEWELAKPDNINSLKEAVKNEELSGVFVLDEQPNQIQLDVYMPKVNQKLLLTLEAYLEQTKLVSLAVTEAIDPAVLQSLNTPVLSHIQPLYETEPNAMLIVYGLIAIMFLAISTYGNNVATAIASEKSSRVMEVMITKVAPIPMMYGKILGIGLASLTQLFSFIGSFFVWSNLGIFKAPEGSIVQTIMDTITWEMAAYIFVFFIIGYFIYATLFAIIGSMVSRPDDLSSATMPIVIILMASLVVEMLFVMDYPEGKVAMISSYIPFTAPMSVLIRIVYHTISPIEIAVTLSVMLLFIALFAALAARIYPKGVLKSDTLTFKQLIQFNR is encoded by the coding sequence GTGCGTAATTTTGGAATCGTTTTTAAGACAATATATAAAGAATCAATAAAAACAAAGTCATTTTTAAGCATTACAATCGGTTTAGTGTTATTAAGCTTCTTATTATTTGCGTCACCTGCAATCATCAGTTATTTCGATAAAAATAAACCTGCCGACACGTATAAAATCGTAAATGGAACTAATCTACCTTTATCTGTTGAAGAGCTCACGAATCTTGGCGGTGAATGGGAACTGGCCAAACCTGATAATATCAATTCATTAAAAGAAGCTGTAAAAAATGAAGAGCTTTCAGGAGTATTTGTACTAGATGAACAACCAAATCAGATTCAGCTAGATGTTTATATGCCGAAAGTAAATCAAAAACTACTGTTGACGCTAGAGGCTTATCTTGAACAAACGAAGCTTGTATCATTAGCAGTAACAGAGGCCATTGATCCAGCAGTTTTACAATCATTAAATACACCGGTATTAAGTCATATCCAGCCGCTCTATGAAACAGAGCCAAATGCGATGCTAATTGTATATGGGTTAATTGCAATTATGTTCTTAGCCATTTCAACATACGGAAACAACGTTGCAACCGCGATTGCTTCTGAAAAGTCATCACGTGTTATGGAAGTAATGATTACAAAAGTGGCACCAATCCCTATGATGTACGGAAAAATACTAGGAATTGGGTTGGCAAGTCTGACACAATTATTTAGTTTTATCGGTTCATTTTTCGTATGGTCAAACTTGGGAATTTTTAAAGCCCCCGAGGGTTCAATCGTTCAAACGATTATGGATACCATCACTTGGGAAATGGCTGCTTATATATTCGTCTTCTTTATCATTGGATATTTCATTTACGCTACACTGTTTGCGATTATCGGATCCATGGTAAGCAGACCAGATGATCTCTCCAGCGCCACAATGCCAATCGTAATTATATTAATGGCGAGTCTAGTCGTTGAGATGCTATTTGTAATGGATTATCCTGAAGGAAAAGTTGCAATGATCAGTTCATATATTCCTTTTACAGCACCAATGAGCGTTCTGATACGGATTGTTTATCACACGATTTCGCCTATTGAAATCGCCGTGACTTTATCAGTTATGCTATTGTTTATCGCTTTGTTTGCAGCATTAGCGGCGAGGATTTATCCAAAGGGTGTTTTAAAATCGGACACCTTAACTTTCAAACAACTAATTCAATTTAATCGATAG
- the liaF gene encoding cell wall-active antibiotics response protein LiaF yields the protein MRQLDTNKVAFWGLAFLLLVFVESFFFRNGSFIHVLLGAGLIYFGVRRRSKWLFILGLFFVFIALFNLWSLRLLIFGAIAYILVKLWKGVTTEEIMRPIREFTQETPNGIWKNKLFSIQTTPFSSYEWEDVHIQGLFGDIQIDVTDTVLPKGTSLISVRQGIGKIKIELPYEIPVRIHYTTLFGEARLFGVHRKRLINEFLHLKDGYQEKSGHGPELIITIATWAGDVEVVRK from the coding sequence ATGAGACAACTCGACACGAACAAAGTCGCTTTTTGGGGATTGGCATTTTTACTGCTTGTTTTTGTCGAATCCTTTTTCTTCAGAAATGGCAGTTTTATACACGTCCTTCTTGGTGCCGGACTCATCTATTTTGGCGTGCGCAGACGCTCTAAGTGGCTGTTTATTTTGGGCTTGTTTTTCGTATTCATTGCACTGTTCAACTTATGGAGTTTGCGACTCCTTATTTTTGGAGCGATTGCATATATTTTAGTTAAACTTTGGAAAGGCGTAACGACAGAAGAAATTATGCGCCCTATTCGAGAATTTACGCAAGAAACGCCAAACGGAATTTGGAAAAACAAATTGTTTTCAATTCAAACAACCCCATTTTCTTCTTATGAATGGGAAGATGTTCACATTCAGGGACTCTTTGGCGACATCCAAATTGACGTAACTGATACGGTTTTACCAAAAGGGACGTCACTCATTTCAGTACGGCAAGGAATCGGCAAAATCAAAATCGAACTGCCTTATGAAATTCCAGTTCGTATTCATTACACAACGTTATTTGGTGAAGCGAGACTGTTCGGTGTGCACCGTAAAAGACTCATTAATGAGTTTCTTCATTTAAAAGACGGCTACCAAGAAAAATCTGGGCATGGTCCTGAACTCATCATTACGATTGCTACATGGGCTGGAGATGTGGAGGTCGTGCGAAAATGA